From Actinopolymorpha cephalotaxi, one genomic window encodes:
- a CDS encoding ArsR/SmtB family transcription factor, whose protein sequence is MDAVLQALADQSRRTVLEILRDHPATAGELAEALPIARPGVSRHLRVLREAGLVDVRQEAQRRIYSLRPEALVEVDDWLEGYRALWRNRLDALHTEIARGKRARK, encoded by the coding sequence ATGGACGCGGTGCTGCAGGCGTTGGCCGACCAGAGCCGACGTACGGTCCTCGAAATCCTCAGGGATCACCCGGCGACGGCCGGCGAACTCGCCGAGGCGTTGCCCATCGCACGTCCGGGCGTGTCCCGGCACCTGCGGGTTCTGCGCGAGGCCGGGCTGGTCGACGTCCGCCAGGAGGCGCAGCGGCGCATCTACAGCCTGCGGCCGGAGGCCCTCGTCGAGGTGGACGACTGGCTGGAGGGATACCGCGCGCTGTGGCGGAATCGGCTCGACGCGCTGCACACGGAGATCGCACGAGGAAAGAGGGCGCGGAAGTGA
- a CDS encoding SRPBCC domain-containing protein, producing the protein MKTTGTMRALDETRGAVRVEDVYDTDIDDLWKACTTPERLARWIAEVSGDLREGGTVQAVMTSTWSGPMRIEVCDAPYHLLLTSLPGTDEEAQLEAWLTAEGPATRLVVEERGLPVGSLHFYGAGWQVHLEDLGRSLAGDATAHPGGWSEQAPAPAWRARWTELTPAYEHLAVG; encoded by the coding sequence GTGAAGACCACCGGGACGATGCGGGCACTCGACGAGACCCGTGGAGCGGTGCGCGTCGAGGACGTGTACGACACCGACATCGACGATCTGTGGAAGGCGTGCACCACGCCCGAACGGCTGGCCCGGTGGATCGCCGAGGTCTCCGGTGATCTGCGCGAGGGCGGGACCGTGCAGGCCGTCATGACCAGCACGTGGAGCGGCCCGATGCGGATCGAGGTCTGCGACGCTCCGTACCACCTGCTGCTGACCTCGCTGCCCGGGACCGACGAGGAGGCTCAGCTCGAGGCCTGGCTCACCGCCGAGGGGCCCGCCACCCGGTTGGTGGTCGAGGAGCGCGGACTGCCGGTCGGCTCGCTGCACTTCTACGGAGCCGGCTGGCAGGTCCACCTGGAGGACCTCGGCCGCTCGCTCGCCGGTGACGCCACCGCACACCCCGGCGGATGGTCGGAGCAGGCGCCGGCCCCGGCCTGGCGCGCGCGCTGGACCGAACTCACTCCCGCCTACGAACACCTCGCGGTGGGCTGA
- a CDS encoding VOC family protein, whose amino-acid sequence MPDRIRLGGTTVNAPDALALARFYAEITDGVARGDSHWAAVTGPNGFVAFQQVEDFRPPVWPGNDVPMQMHLDFLVDDLEATGARVLAAGATLLEFQPNSDHCFVYADPAGHPFCLSTWDGRELAERFG is encoded by the coding sequence ATGCCGGACCGCATCAGGCTGGGCGGGACCACGGTGAACGCGCCGGACGCGCTCGCCCTCGCGCGGTTCTACGCCGAGATCACCGACGGCGTCGCCAGAGGCGACTCGCACTGGGCGGCGGTCACCGGCCCGAACGGATTCGTCGCCTTCCAGCAGGTCGAGGACTTCCGGCCGCCGGTGTGGCCGGGGAACGACGTACCGATGCAGATGCATCTCGACTTCCTCGTCGACGACCTCGAGGCGACCGGAGCGCGGGTTCTCGCCGCCGGGGCCACGCTGCTGGAGTTCCAGCCCAACTCCGATCACTGCTTCGTGTACGCCGATCCGGCCGGGCACCCGTTCTGCCTGTCCACCTGGGACGGCCGGGAGCTGGCCGAGAGGTTCGGGTAG
- a CDS encoding phosphatase PAP2 family protein encodes MSLVGAQVAVVADSPVMTPGVDAGWYRQVTEFAATAPGWLSRVAEAATDAGLAAFVLLFVFAWWRSRRGDPRGVALAVLAPVVTVVAYAVSEVVKSFLREERPCRAVAGVVTLAPCPATGDWSFPSNHATIAAAAAVALVLAWRRLAWLVVPLALQLGATRVYLGVHYPHDVAAGLVLGGGVALLLGLVLAGPLVPVVRRMRVLPLVGVLLVAGGAAVGGTPKAVGPRAQVVRGPARPVSRTSTGSDRTDGSRSRGRG; translated from the coding sequence ATGAGCCTCGTGGGTGCGCAGGTGGCGGTGGTCGCGGACAGCCCGGTAATGACGCCGGGGGTGGACGCCGGGTGGTACCGCCAGGTGACGGAGTTCGCCGCGACCGCGCCGGGCTGGCTGTCCCGGGTCGCCGAGGCCGCCACCGACGCCGGGCTGGCGGCGTTCGTGCTGCTGTTCGTGTTCGCGTGGTGGCGGTCCCGGCGCGGTGACCCCCGCGGTGTCGCCCTCGCCGTGCTGGCGCCGGTCGTCACGGTCGTGGCGTACGCCGTCAGCGAGGTCGTCAAGTCCTTCCTGCGTGAGGAACGCCCCTGCCGCGCGGTCGCCGGAGTCGTCACGCTGGCGCCCTGCCCGGCGACCGGCGACTGGTCGTTCCCGAGCAACCACGCGACGATCGCGGCCGCGGCCGCCGTCGCGCTCGTGCTGGCCTGGCGCCGGCTGGCGTGGCTGGTCGTTCCGCTCGCGCTCCAGCTCGGGGCCACCCGGGTCTACCTCGGCGTGCACTACCCGCACGACGTGGCCGCGGGCCTGGTGCTCGGCGGCGGCGTGGCACTGCTTCTCGGTCTGGTGCTCGCCGGCCCGCTGGTGCCGGTGGTACGGCGCATGCGGGTTCTTCCCCTGGTCGGCGTGTTGCTGGTCGCGGGCGGCGCGGCGGTCGGGGGTACGCCGAAAGCCGTCGGGCCGCGGGCGCAGGTCGTGCGGGGTCCGGCCCGGCCGGTGTCCCGGACGTCCACCGGCTCCGACCGTACGGACGGCAGCCGCTCGCGTGGCCGCGGCTGA
- a CDS encoding sterol carrier family protein codes for MPARLRPADPTDVAAALARVLRAHEAGEPPPAEDLRLLVRHSLALLLARAPGRSVEVRVPPYAAIQCVPGPRHTRGTPPGVVETDPLTWVLLAADRMTWTTARESGTLAASGERTDLSAYLPLLPLLPPGDGAR; via the coding sequence GTGCCCGCACGACTGCGTCCCGCCGACCCGACCGACGTGGCCGCCGCGCTCGCCCGCGTCCTGCGGGCCCACGAGGCGGGGGAACCCCCACCGGCCGAAGACCTGCGACTGCTGGTGCGGCACTCCCTCGCGCTGCTGCTGGCGCGGGCGCCGGGGCGTTCGGTGGAGGTACGCGTTCCGCCGTACGCCGCGATCCAGTGCGTCCCCGGCCCCCGCCACACTCGCGGCACGCCCCCCGGTGTCGTGGAGACCGACCCACTGACCTGGGTACTCCTCGCCGCCGACCGGATGACCTGGACGACGGCTCGGGAGTCGGGAACGCTGGCCGCGAGCGGGGAGCGCACCGACCTGTCCGCCTACCTCCCGCTCCTCCCACTCCTCCCGCCGGGTGATGGAGCCCGCTGA
- a CDS encoding RecQ family ATP-dependent DNA helicase codes for MRAEADAHLRRLVGRDDAAFREGQWEAIEALVARRRRALVVQRTGWGKSAVYFVATALRRAQGAGPTLIVSPLLALMRDQVAAAERAGIRAVTINSANADEWSDVVKALGEDEVDVLLVSPERLNNPRFRVEQLPELAERTGLLVVDEAHCVSDWGHDFRPDYRRIRDLLAQLPADTPVLGTTATANARVVADVAEQLGGGDVLTLRGPLARDSLRLGVLRLPTAQQRLAWLLAHLEELPGSGIIYTLTVAAADDIAALLRDAGHAVLAYTGRTDDAERRSAEEALRGNEVKALVATSALGMGFDKPDLGFIVHVGAPSSPIAYYQQIGRAGRATERADVLLLPGVEDVDIWRYFATASMPRQDQADAVLAALAEAGKALSTAALEVVVDVRRTRLELLLKVLDVEGAVRRVSGGWEATGRPWVYDAERYSRVAGVRDAEARAMLEFEKHDGCRMAYLQRALDDPSATDCGRCDRCAGEWYSSDVPAPAQEAAAGRLAQVGVPIEPRAMWPSGMVRLGVPVRGRIAAAERAETGRAVARLTDLGWGQRLRTLLAPGAEDAPAPEAVLNACVDVLRTWGWERRPVAVVALTSRARPRLVGSVAEGLARIGRLPLLGAMEPVHGGPIGEPGGNSAFRLAGVWDRLDAGTEVRERLAAMTRDIGEPPPVLLVDDLVDSRWTMTVAARALRRAGAGEVLPFALAVAG; via the coding sequence CTGCGGGCGGAGGCCGACGCCCACCTGCGACGGCTGGTCGGGCGGGACGACGCCGCGTTCCGCGAGGGCCAGTGGGAGGCGATCGAGGCGCTGGTCGCCCGGCGCCGGCGGGCACTCGTCGTCCAGCGCACCGGCTGGGGCAAGTCGGCCGTCTACTTCGTGGCCACCGCGCTGCGGCGTGCCCAGGGCGCGGGTCCCACGCTCATCGTGTCGCCGCTGCTCGCCCTGATGCGCGACCAGGTGGCCGCGGCCGAGCGGGCGGGGATCCGGGCGGTGACGATCAACTCCGCCAACGCCGACGAGTGGTCCGACGTGGTGAAGGCGCTGGGCGAGGACGAGGTCGACGTCCTGCTGGTCAGCCCGGAGCGGCTCAACAACCCCCGGTTCCGCGTCGAGCAGCTGCCCGAGCTCGCCGAGCGCACCGGTCTGCTGGTCGTCGACGAGGCCCACTGCGTCTCCGACTGGGGCCACGACTTCCGCCCCGACTACCGCCGCATCCGAGACCTGCTGGCTCAGCTGCCCGCCGACACCCCGGTCCTCGGCACCACCGCGACCGCCAACGCCAGGGTGGTCGCCGACGTGGCCGAACAACTCGGCGGGGGCGACGTGCTCACCCTGCGGGGCCCGCTCGCGCGCGACAGTCTGCGGCTCGGCGTACTCCGCCTGCCCACCGCGCAGCAGCGTCTCGCCTGGCTGCTCGCCCACCTCGAGGAGCTGCCGGGCAGCGGCATCATCTACACCCTCACCGTCGCGGCGGCCGACGACATCGCCGCGTTGCTGCGGGACGCGGGCCATGCCGTGCTCGCCTACACCGGCCGCACCGACGACGCCGAACGCCGGTCGGCCGAGGAGGCGCTGCGCGGCAACGAGGTCAAGGCGCTGGTCGCGACCTCTGCGCTGGGGATGGGGTTCGACAAGCCCGACCTCGGTTTCATCGTGCACGTCGGCGCCCCGTCGTCCCCGATCGCCTACTACCAGCAGATCGGCCGTGCCGGCCGGGCCACCGAACGTGCCGACGTCCTGCTGCTCCCGGGGGTCGAGGACGTCGACATCTGGCGTTACTTCGCCACCGCGTCGATGCCGCGCCAGGACCAGGCCGACGCCGTGCTCGCCGCACTCGCCGAGGCCGGCAAGGCGCTGTCCACCGCCGCGCTGGAGGTCGTCGTCGACGTCCGCCGCACCCGGCTGGAGCTGCTGTTGAAGGTGCTCGACGTCGAGGGCGCGGTCCGTCGCGTGTCCGGTGGGTGGGAGGCGACCGGCCGGCCGTGGGTCTACGACGCCGAGCGATACTCCCGGGTGGCCGGTGTCCGGGACGCCGAGGCCAGGGCGATGCTCGAGTTCGAGAAGCACGACGGCTGCCGGATGGCCTACCTCCAGCGCGCGCTGGACGACCCCAGTGCCACCGACTGCGGTCGCTGCGACCGGTGCGCCGGTGAGTGGTACTCCTCGGACGTGCCGGCTCCCGCCCAGGAGGCGGCCGCGGGCCGGCTGGCCCAGGTGGGCGTCCCGATCGAGCCGCGTGCGATGTGGCCGAGCGGGATGGTCCGGCTCGGCGTTCCGGTGCGCGGACGGATCGCCGCGGCCGAGCGCGCGGAGACCGGCCGCGCGGTGGCCAGGCTCACCGACCTCGGCTGGGGGCAGCGGCTACGAACGCTGCTGGCACCCGGCGCGGAGGACGCGCCGGCACCGGAGGCCGTGCTGAACGCCTGCGTCGACGTGCTCCGCACCTGGGGCTGGGAGCGGAGGCCGGTGGCGGTGGTGGCGCTGACCTCGCGTGCGCGGCCGCGCCTGGTCGGTTCGGTCGCGGAGGGGCTCGCCCGGATCGGCCGGCTGCCGCTGCTGGGTGCGATGGAGCCGGTCCACGGCGGGCCGATCGGCGAGCCGGGTGGCAACAGCGCGTTCCGGCTGGCCGGGGTGTGGGACCGCCTCGACGCCGGTACGGAAGTACGCGAGCGACTGGCGGCGATGACCCGGGACATCGGCGAGCCGCCGCCGGTGCTGCTCGTGGACGACCTGGTGGACTCGCGGTGGACGATGACGGTGGCGGCCCGGGCGCTGCGGCGCGCCGGAGCGGGGGAGGTGCTGCCGTTCGCGCTCGCCGTCGCCGGCTGA
- a CDS encoding sulfite exporter TauE/SafE family protein has product MRKLVLLAIVGLAAQLVDGSLGMAYGVTSTTLLLATGVAPAAASATVHLAEIGTTLASGASHWRFGNVDWKVVGRIAIPGAIGSFAGATFLSSLSTDSAAPVMSGILLALGIYILIRFTAWGTPRGQLGKPVRKRFLAPLGIFAGFVDSTGGGGWGPVATPALLASGRMEPRRVVGSVDTSEFVVSVAASLGFLLALGSAGIPFGAVAALLVGGLVAAPIAAWLVRHLPGRILGSLVGGVIVLTNVRTILKSDLVDAAAGTRTVAYVIIAVLWAGAVAWSLRAHRAEKAELDAEAEESAPVAA; this is encoded by the coding sequence GTGCGCAAGCTCGTTCTTCTCGCGATCGTCGGGCTGGCCGCCCAGCTCGTCGACGGCAGCCTGGGTATGGCCTACGGCGTCACGTCGACCACGCTCCTGCTCGCCACCGGGGTGGCGCCGGCCGCAGCGTCGGCGACCGTGCACCTCGCCGAGATCGGCACCACGCTGGCCTCGGGCGCCTCGCACTGGAGGTTCGGCAACGTCGACTGGAAGGTCGTCGGCCGGATCGCGATCCCCGGAGCGATCGGCTCCTTCGCGGGCGCGACCTTCCTCAGCTCGCTGTCCACCGACTCCGCCGCGCCGGTCATGTCCGGCATCCTGCTGGCGCTCGGCATCTACATCCTGATCCGGTTCACCGCCTGGGGCACCCCGCGCGGGCAGCTCGGCAAGCCGGTGCGAAAGAGGTTCCTGGCGCCGCTCGGCATCTTCGCCGGCTTCGTCGACTCCACCGGTGGCGGTGGATGGGGACCGGTCGCCACCCCCGCCCTCCTCGCCAGTGGCCGGATGGAGCCGCGCCGGGTGGTCGGCTCGGTCGACACCAGCGAGTTCGTGGTCTCCGTGGCGGCGAGCCTGGGCTTCCTCCTCGCACTCGGCTCCGCGGGCATCCCGTTCGGCGCGGTCGCCGCGCTGCTGGTCGGCGGCCTGGTCGCGGCACCGATCGCCGCCTGGCTGGTCCGGCACCTGCCCGGCCGTATCCTCGGCTCGCTGGTCGGCGGCGTCATCGTGCTGACCAACGTCCGCACCATCCTGAAGTCGGACCTGGTGGACGCGGCCGCCGGCACGCGCACCGTGGCCTACGTGATCATCGCGGTGCTGTGGGCGGGTGCCGTCGCGTGGTCGCTCCGGGCCCACCGAGCCGAGAAGGCCGAGCTCGACGCGGAGGCCGAGGAGTCGGCGCCGGTCGCGGCCTGA
- a CDS encoding dipeptidase, whose product MTNIDPAEAVSAVLPAVRDDLERLIRIPSVSADPAARSDVRRTAELTAELFRAEGAQDVEILEVEGGQPAVVARFPAPAGQPTVLLYAHHDVQPTGEVAQWTSPPFEPTEREGRLYGRGAADDKAGIALHLAAVRAFGGRPPVGVTVFVEGEEEIGSPALGAFLAKYRDRLAADVIVLADSANFDVGVPALTTTLRGLADCVVEVRALDHGVHSGIYGGAAPDALTALCRLLATLHDEEGNVAIEGLGTAPAPAVDYPEERFRTEAAMRPGVRLLGEGTIAERIWARPTASVLAIDAPRVADASNTLVPVARAKVSVRLAPGDDATRAMKALTEHLRTHAPWGVEVDVTAGDAGQPYAAQASGPAYDAARSAFAQVWNREPVDIGIGGSIPFVAEFAETFPEAAILVTGAADPHCRAHGVDESLHLGDFARACAAEALLLTKLVRA is encoded by the coding sequence GTGACCAACATCGACCCCGCCGAGGCTGTTAGTGCCGTGCTTCCCGCAGTCCGGGACGACCTGGAGCGGCTGATCCGGATTCCGTCCGTGAGCGCCGACCCCGCCGCCCGCTCCGACGTACGCCGCACCGCCGAACTCACCGCCGAGCTGTTCCGCGCCGAGGGCGCCCAGGACGTGGAGATCCTCGAGGTCGAGGGCGGCCAGCCCGCGGTGGTGGCGCGCTTCCCGGCGCCCGCCGGCCAGCCGACCGTGCTGCTGTACGCCCACCACGACGTCCAGCCCACCGGCGAGGTGGCGCAGTGGACCAGCCCGCCGTTCGAGCCGACCGAACGCGAGGGCCGCCTCTACGGCCGCGGCGCGGCGGACGACAAGGCCGGGATCGCCCTGCACCTCGCCGCCGTCCGGGCCTTCGGAGGCCGTCCGCCCGTCGGGGTGACGGTGTTCGTGGAGGGCGAGGAGGAGATCGGCTCCCCGGCGCTCGGAGCGTTCCTCGCGAAGTACCGCGACCGGCTCGCCGCCGACGTCATCGTGCTCGCCGACTCGGCCAACTTCGACGTCGGCGTCCCCGCGCTCACCACCACCCTGCGCGGCCTCGCCGACTGCGTGGTCGAGGTGCGCGCCCTCGACCACGGTGTGCACTCCGGGATCTACGGCGGTGCCGCGCCGGACGCGCTCACCGCCCTGTGCCGGCTGCTCGCCACCCTGCACGACGAGGAGGGGAACGTCGCCATCGAGGGCCTGGGGACGGCTCCGGCCCCGGCGGTGGACTACCCCGAGGAGAGGTTCCGGACCGAGGCCGCGATGCGTCCCGGCGTACGCCTGCTCGGCGAGGGAACCATCGCCGAACGCATCTGGGCCCGGCCGACCGCCTCCGTGCTGGCCATCGACGCGCCCCGCGTCGCCGACGCGTCCAACACCCTGGTGCCGGTCGCCCGGGCCAAGGTCAGCGTCCGACTCGCGCCCGGTGACGACGCGACGCGGGCGATGAAGGCGCTGACCGAGCACCTTCGTACCCACGCTCCGTGGGGTGTGGAGGTCGACGTGACTGCGGGCGACGCGGGCCAGCCCTACGCCGCGCAGGCGTCTGGCCCGGCCTACGACGCGGCCAGGTCGGCGTTCGCGCAGGTGTGGAACCGCGAGCCGGTGGACATCGGGATCGGGGGCTCGATCCCGTTCGTGGCGGAGTTCGCCGAAACCTTCCCCGAGGCCGCCATCCTGGTCACCGGCGCGGCCGACCCGCACTGCCGGGCGCACGGGGTGGACGAGAGCCTGCACCTCGGCGACTTCGCCCGGGCGTGCGCGGCCGAGGCGCTGCTGCTGACGAAGCTCGTACGGGCGTGA
- a CDS encoding Bcr/CflA family multidrug efflux MFS transporter: MSSAPSSTQPPGRPAARPAGEPVARPPEATRRRIAPTLIILLGGLTALGPMTIDLYLPALPHMTRELHTSQTLLQLTLTAALVGLAAGQAVVGPLSDAVGRRRPLLVGLGTYAVASVVCAVAPTIEVLVAGRVVQALGGAAGIVIARAIVRDLVSGREIARLFSLLLLVTGLAPILAPVVGGQLLRLGSWRMLFGVLTAFGVVLLLGVVFGLRETLPAERRRQGGARDAAHSYLRLARDRSFLGYALAGGLGFAGMFAYISGSPFVYQEVFGISPQFYGVLFGLNGLGLMAFSQANGRLVRRVDPRRLLVIGQFTSLAGAVLLVLAAATSFGGVVGVLLPLFVAVASLGMVGPNAMALGLSQHPEMAGTASALIGTLQFVVGALAGPLVTAVQVRSALPMATVVAGCVVLGILARVILTRPEESERAPEERSGPARPATASAEES; the protein is encoded by the coding sequence ATGTCCTCCGCACCTTCTTCGACCCAGCCACCCGGCCGGCCGGCCGCTCGACCGGCCGGTGAGCCGGTCGCCCGCCCGCCCGAGGCGACCCGGCGCCGGATCGCGCCGACGCTGATCATCCTGCTCGGTGGGCTCACCGCCCTGGGGCCGATGACCATCGACCTCTACCTCCCGGCGCTGCCACACATGACCCGGGAGCTGCACACCAGCCAGACGTTGCTGCAGCTCACGCTGACCGCCGCCCTGGTGGGCCTCGCGGCCGGTCAGGCCGTGGTCGGCCCGCTGTCCGACGCGGTGGGCCGGCGGCGGCCGCTGCTGGTGGGGCTCGGCACCTACGCCGTCGCCTCGGTGGTGTGTGCCGTCGCCCCGACGATCGAGGTGCTGGTCGCCGGCCGGGTGGTGCAGGCGCTCGGCGGAGCCGCGGGGATCGTGATCGCCCGGGCGATCGTGCGTGACCTGGTGTCCGGCCGGGAGATCGCCCGGCTGTTCTCGCTGCTGTTGCTGGTCACCGGCCTGGCGCCCATCCTCGCGCCGGTGGTGGGTGGCCAGCTGCTGCGGCTGGGCTCGTGGCGGATGCTGTTCGGGGTGCTGACGGCGTTCGGGGTGGTGCTGCTCCTCGGTGTGGTGTTCGGGCTGCGGGAGACCCTCCCGGCCGAGCGCCGCCGTCAGGGCGGGGCCCGGGACGCGGCCCACAGCTACCTCCGCCTCGCCCGTGACCGGTCCTTCCTCGGCTACGCGCTGGCCGGCGGGCTCGGGTTCGCCGGGATGTTCGCCTACATCTCCGGGTCGCCGTTCGTCTACCAGGAGGTCTTCGGGATCAGCCCGCAGTTCTACGGCGTCCTGTTCGGCCTGAACGGCCTCGGGCTGATGGCCTTCTCCCAGGCCAACGGCAGGCTGGTCCGCCGGGTCGACCCGCGCCGGCTGCTGGTGATCGGCCAGTTCACGTCGCTGGCCGGCGCGGTCCTGCTGGTCCTCGCCGCCGCGACGTCGTTCGGCGGGGTGGTGGGCGTTCTGCTGCCGCTGTTCGTGGCGGTGGCGAGCCTCGGCATGGTCGGCCCGAACGCGATGGCGCTCGGCCTGTCCCAGCACCCGGAGATGGCGGGTACGGCGTCGGCGCTGATCGGCACGCTGCAGTTCGTGGTGGGCGCGCTGGCCGGTCCGCTGGTCACCGCGGTCCAGGTGCGCTCGGCCCTGCCGATGGCGACGGTGGTCGCCGGGTGTGTGGTGCTCGGGATCCTGGCCCGGGTGATCCTCACCAGGCCCGAGGAGTCCGAGCGGGCGCCGGAGGAGCGGTCCGGACCGGCCCGCCCGGCTACGGCGTCGGCGGAGGAGAGCTGA
- the cysC gene encoding adenylyl-sulfate kinase, which translates to MSEPDRAAAGSGAGAGLPRWAPSPREYDDLALALDGILAEVTVAVPAGVVPDGNVTAELTAAELTDLEGTPVARLDVTVAAETAPGAWSLTGTVAPLRPREDGVFRHLHRSPAQVRELLGSVDRSGGRAAAVVLDAPLDQAALDRLADAVAGYDETVLLPLVGAGSPRGVSAHTLVRATLAAADLLPGQPLVVPVPLAARTDAAADVALRDLVARAYGDPVRLAVEPTSGGGDGGYPAPIAAALGSSSRGTPQRGLVVFFTGLSGSGKSTLARRLHDLVLERGDRRVTQLDGDVVRRMLSAGLGFSRADREANIARIGFVAAEVARHGGLAICAPIAPYAATRAEVRRMVEAADGTFVLIHVSTPLAECERRDRKGLYAKARAGLIPEFTGISDPYEPPDDADLAIDTSDVTIDDAAAKVLGLLDERGLLSSPPPTP; encoded by the coding sequence ATGAGCGAGCCTGATCGCGCCGCTGCCGGTTCCGGAGCCGGTGCCGGCCTGCCGCGATGGGCGCCGTCGCCGCGGGAGTACGACGACCTGGCGCTGGCCCTGGACGGCATCCTCGCCGAGGTCACCGTGGCCGTGCCGGCCGGCGTCGTCCCGGACGGGAACGTCACCGCCGAGCTCACCGCCGCCGAGCTCACCGACCTCGAGGGCACCCCGGTGGCCCGGCTGGACGTCACCGTCGCGGCGGAGACCGCGCCGGGCGCCTGGTCGCTGACCGGGACCGTCGCGCCGCTGCGCCCGCGCGAGGACGGCGTGTTCCGTCACCTGCACCGCAGTCCGGCGCAGGTACGCGAGCTGCTCGGCTCCGTGGACCGGTCCGGTGGGCGAGCCGCGGCGGTCGTCCTCGACGCTCCGCTGGACCAGGCGGCGCTGGACCGGCTGGCCGACGCGGTCGCCGGGTACGACGAGACCGTGCTGCTTCCGCTGGTCGGCGCCGGCTCACCGCGCGGCGTCTCGGCGCACACGCTGGTCCGGGCCACCCTCGCCGCCGCCGACCTGCTGCCCGGGCAGCCGCTGGTCGTTCCCGTACCCCTCGCGGCGCGCACCGACGCGGCGGCCGACGTCGCGCTCCGCGACCTGGTGGCCCGGGCGTACGGCGATCCGGTCCGGCTCGCCGTCGAGCCCACCTCGGGCGGCGGAGACGGCGGATACCCGGCACCGATCGCCGCGGCGCTGGGGTCCTCGTCCCGGGGTACGCCCCAGCGCGGGCTGGTCGTGTTCTTCACCGGCCTGTCCGGCTCGGGCAAGTCGACACTCGCCCGCCGCCTGCACGACCTGGTGCTGGAACGCGGCGACCGTAGGGTCACCCAGCTCGACGGCGACGTCGTACGCCGGATGCTGTCCGCGGGGCTCGGCTTCTCCCGCGCCGACCGCGAGGCGAACATCGCCCGGATCGGGTTCGTGGCCGCCGAGGTGGCCCGGCACGGCGGACTCGCCATCTGCGCACCGATCGCGCCGTACGCCGCGACCCGTGCGGAGGTACGCCGGATGGTGGAGGCCGCCGACGGCACGTTCGTGCTGATCCACGTGTCGACCCCGCTGGCCGAGTGTGAACGCCGGGACCGCAAGGGCCTCTACGCCAAGGCCCGGGCCGGGCTCATCCCCGAGTTCACCGGCATTTCCGACCCCTACGAGCCGCCGGACGACGCCGACCTGGCGATCGACACCAGTGACGTGACCATCGACGACGCCGCGGCGAAGGTCCTCGGCCTCCTCGACGAACGCGGCCTGCTCAGCTCTCCTCCGCCGACGCCGTAG
- the dtd gene encoding D-aminoacyl-tRNA deacylase, whose translation MRAVVQRVSEARVVVDGEPVGAIDKPGLLVLLGATHTDTPALAEKLAGKIWGLRILPEERSCSEVGAPLLVVSQFTLYADTRKGRRPSWSQAAPGEVAEPLVEHFCTALRGLGAHVETGRFGAHMDVSLVNDGPVTLVMEV comes from the coding sequence ATGCGTGCGGTCGTCCAGCGTGTCAGCGAGGCCCGGGTGGTCGTCGACGGCGAGCCCGTGGGCGCGATCGACAAGCCGGGGCTGCTGGTCCTGCTCGGCGCGACCCACACCGACACCCCGGCGCTGGCGGAGAAGCTCGCCGGCAAGATCTGGGGGCTGCGGATCCTGCCCGAGGAGCGGTCCTGCTCCGAGGTCGGCGCCCCGTTGCTGGTGGTCAGCCAGTTCACGCTGTACGCCGACACCCGCAAGGGCCGGCGGCCGTCGTGGTCCCAGGCCGCGCCCGGCGAGGTCGCCGAACCCCTGGTCGAGCACTTCTGCACGGCCCTTCGCGGCCTGGGGGCACACGTGGAGACCGGCCGGTTCGGCGCGCACATGGACGTTTCGCTGGTCAACGACGGGCCGGTCACGCTGGTCATGGAGGTGTGA